GTTTTTCCTTTTAGTTTACATGCAACTCTTTCACGAAGAAATGAAGCCTTTATCTAAAGACAAGGCACCACCTTTAAAACAACTTAGTTTGACAAGTTCACCATGGAAGGAATGGGCTCTACTACTTAGAATGGCAATCTCCAGTTGCCTGGGTATTTGCTTAGAATGGTGGTGGTATGAGTTAATGACACTTCTAGCTGGTTACCTCCATAAATCTCAAGTTGCTCTTGCAACATCTGCTATAGTAATACAAACCACATCTCTTATGTACACATTGCCTTCAGCACTTAGTGCATCAATTTCAACCAGAGCAGGAAACGAGCTTGGAGCAGGTAGGCCACATAAGGCACGCTTGGCAACACTTGTAGTCATAGCATTGTCCTTTTTCACATCGACATTTGGCTTTCTGTTGACTACCCTAGGGAGAGGAGTATGGGGTAGGGTCTTTACCGATGATGATGACATTCTTAAGCTTACCATGGCTGTTCTACCCATAATCGGACTTTGTGAGCTAGCCAATTGTCCACaaaccacctgttgtggggtcCTCCGAGGAACTGCTAGGCCTAGTATAGGTGCAGGCATAAATTTTTGCTCATTCTACTTGATAGGAACGCCTGTTGCAATAGCTTTGGCCTTTGCCTGGAAAATGGGATTTTCGGGTCTTTGTTATGGGCTTTTAGCGGCTCAGCTGGCATGTGTATCATCTATTTTAACAGTTGTTTGTAGAACAGACTGGGAGTACGAATCCTTGAGGGCAAAAGACTTAGTTGGCAAAGACGACGAAAATTTATATGCAGGTTTAATAGGGAAATATGATGAAGGAAGAATAAGCTTATGAAGAAGGATGGATGGTAATTGTATTTTATTAGCGCAGAAGAAGAGTATTTTGGCCACAAGCTTATAGTGAGGTGATTATTAATCATTGTCCCTTCAATTGTTAAATTTAAATGGCCAGGACACTCATCATGCAACTCACAGTAgtttaatatatgtttttataaggAAGAGAAATGATGCCACATCACAAAGTGTACTAGTATGAAGCAACATTATCTTTTGATTGATTGTAAAGCGAAAGCTACTTGAGATTATAAATGTGCAACTCTCTCTTCCCTCCCCAACCCTCTCTCCCTCTCTCCTTAATAAATGTGCCAATAATTGTAAATGCTTGACAGAAAAAAATGCTACAAGATCCTTCTCTACACTTATTTGAAgtgtcaaaaaaatatttatacagtAAGTAGTCGTTACTCACAAGCCAATTTACATTATGCTGACATGCCCACAACAGAGGACTGCACTATTTTCACCTTCATGAACACTCAATGAGTCATATTTCTGCCAATCAAATGGCAATACAAATGAATTATGAAAGAACAACATGACTCATGATGGATAGGGTTAACTGCTATGcacaaagaaaatgtttaagagGCATTAAAATTACCTCTTGGCTTTTAAGCTCACCAGAGATAACCTCGTCACAATTTTCATTCGGTCCAAGTTAGGAGTCAGAAAACCCCCATTAGTTTTCCATCTGATCAAATCTCAAAGTACTAAAAGCATGGTTCTTTGAGGACCCATTCCCTCCACTCGGAATCTATAGATATACCGTGTAGTTCAAAATCAAATAATGGAGACAATAGTTATAACCCAGGGATGCTAGTACTTCAGAAATTAAGAATCCATAAAGATAGGATAGAAATGAGGACCTAAACCACTCCTCTCCTCCCATTGTCCAAACGTTAAGAGTCTTGCATCTCAATTTTCAACATCTTACACCCATTTGCTTCAGATAGATTCCAATCATACTAACAACACATAACACCGCCACGCTTCAGAAGTTACAATACTAACAACAATATACAGAAA
This genomic window from Primulina huaijiensis isolate GDHJ02 chromosome 7, ASM1229523v2, whole genome shotgun sequence contains:
- the LOC140980492 gene encoding protein DETOXIFICATION 55-like; translated protein: MAAAQTQKNPIMIEVIEELKIITDISFPILAVGILIYLKNMISVACMGRLGSLELAGGALAIGFTNITGYSVLSGLAMGMEPLCSQAFGSKNLAMVSITLQRTIILLLFASIPIGMLWMKFEPLLLWLHQEPGAVHIASLYCRLAVPDLIANSLLHPLRIYLRSKGTTWPLFYCTFLATILHFPITIFLTFNHHFGIKGIAIATSIANFNTLFFLLVYMQLFHEEMKPLSKDKAPPLKQLSLTSSPWKEWALLLRMAISSCLGICLEWWWYELMTLLAGYLHKSQVALATSAIVIQTTSLMYTLPSALSASISTRAGNELGAGRPHKARLATLVVIALSFFTSTFGFLLTTLGRGVWGRVFTDDDDILKLTMAVLPIIGLCELANCPQTTCCGVLRGTARPSIGAGINFCSFYLIGTPVAIALAFAWKMGFSGLCYGLLAAQLACVSSILTVVCRTDWEYESLRAKDLVGKDDENLYAGLIGKYDEGRISL